A region from the Mucilaginibacter sp. CSA2-8R genome encodes:
- a CDS encoding RagB/SusD family nutrient uptake outer membrane protein — protein sequence MKKNIWRNAFLALALATSLASCKKELDRTPTNATTAENVYSTPLGYKEALAKVYGAFALTSSTGAGNSDLGGIDAGTSDFMRLYWSVQEWTTEEALCAWNDTDVPDFHNLNWSANNSLLNGLYNRSIYQITVANAFIRESTDDKISSRGLTGADADNIRKYRAEARFIRAYQYWVLMDLFGNPPYVDETTPIGKFFPTQITRAKLFAYVESELKAIDGSLAAVGTNEYGRADQAAAWALLARMYLNAETYLGTGNGKYTDAITYANRVINSGKYTLLSNYRNLFLADNNQGNTETILSINYDATNTQNYGATTYIVNASINADMGPANYGVPNGGWGGNRSTKNLPLLFTDRTGNTDKRAIFYGNNQEITNVNDFTQGIAVTKFKNITSTGAPATSPNGTFVSTDFPLFRLAEMYLIYAEAALRGGTGGNTATALQYVNLLRTRAYGNANGNLSSITLSNMLDERGRELYWEGFRRTDLIRYGLFTSGTYLWPWKGGVRDGRGVDSYRNLFPIPNSDITNNPNLTQNTGY from the coding sequence ATGAAAAAGAATATATGGAGAAATGCTTTTTTGGCGCTTGCTTTAGCCACCAGTTTAGCATCCTGCAAAAAAGAATTAGACCGCACTCCTACTAATGCAACTACAGCCGAGAATGTGTACAGTACACCGCTGGGTTACAAAGAAGCATTAGCTAAAGTATATGGCGCTTTTGCCTTAACCAGCAGCACTGGTGCGGGCAACTCCGATTTGGGTGGTATTGATGCCGGTACATCAGATTTTATGCGCTTGTACTGGAGCGTACAGGAATGGACCACCGAAGAGGCGCTTTGTGCCTGGAACGATACCGATGTGCCAGATTTCCATAACCTTAACTGGAGCGCTAACAACTCTTTGTTAAATGGTTTATACAATCGCTCTATTTACCAAATTACGGTAGCTAACGCATTTATCCGCGAATCAACTGATGATAAAATAAGCAGCAGGGGCTTGACCGGCGCCGATGCCGACAACATTAGAAAGTACCGGGCAGAAGCCCGCTTTATCAGAGCTTACCAGTACTGGGTATTGATGGACTTATTTGGTAACCCGCCTTATGTTGACGAAACTACGCCTATCGGTAAGTTTTTTCCAACTCAAATTACACGTGCTAAATTATTTGCCTATGTAGAGTCTGAGTTAAAAGCTATCGACGGTTCGTTGGCAGCGGTTGGTACTAATGAATACGGACGCGCCGACCAGGCAGCAGCCTGGGCACTGTTAGCTCGTATGTATCTGAACGCCGAAACTTATTTAGGCACCGGCAATGGTAAATATACAGATGCCATTACATACGCTAACCGTGTAATTAACAGCGGAAAGTATACCTTACTGTCTAATTACCGTAACCTCTTTTTGGCAGACAATAACCAGGGCAATACCGAAACTATTTTGTCTATCAACTATGATGCTACCAACACCCAGAATTACGGGGCAACTACCTATATCGTAAACGCATCTATCAATGCTGACATGGGCCCTGCTAATTATGGTGTGCCGAACGGTGGCTGGGGCGGTAACCGCAGTACTAAAAACCTGCCGTTATTGTTTACCGACCGCACCGGAAACACCGACAAGCGAGCTATATTTTATGGTAACAACCAGGAAATTACTAACGTAAACGATTTTACACAGGGCATAGCGGTAACCAAGTTTAAAAACATCACCTCAACAGGCGCCCCGGCTACGTCGCCTAACGGAACCTTCGTTTCTACCGACTTCCCGCTGTTCCGTTTAGCCGAAATGTATTTGATTTATGCAGAGGCAGCTTTACGCGGCGGCACCGGCGGTAACACAGCTACTGCACTTCAATATGTAAACCTGCTTCGTACCCGTGCGTACGGAAATGCTAATGGCAACTTAAGCAGCATTACACTAAGCAATATGCTCGACGAAAGAGGCCGTGAGTTGTACTGGGAAGGTTTCCGTCGTACCGACTTAATACGTTATGGTTTGTTTACCTCCGGCACCTATTTGTGGCCATGGAAAGGTGGTGTGCGTGACGGTCGCGGTGTAGATTCGTACCGCAACCTGTTCCCTATCCCCAACAGTGATATAACTAACAATCCAAACCTCACTCAAAACACAGGATATTAA
- a CDS encoding SusE domain-containing protein encodes MKKIFISVLALSSVLLLMLASCKKDETKAYSSIGGTGTLSASTTSPALSKANSDNNAVTFNWQSTTVTGNPSTINYTLQFDKKGNNFAAAREIAVTGTTTSVTQGAMNTVLLNLGLPDGVAASVEVRLKSVIAPNAAAAYSNVLTLTVTPYSLISYVYAPGAYQGWDPAKAPALASATSNGIYTGIITVPANAPTLEFKITPAPNWNASYGGAAGVLSTSGGNLLFPSAGNFKVDVNLNTLTYTITKQ; translated from the coding sequence ATGAAGAAGATATTTATTTCCGTTTTAGCATTGAGCAGTGTGTTATTGCTCATGTTAGCATCTTGCAAAAAAGATGAAACAAAGGCATATTCATCCATTGGCGGCACCGGCACGCTTAGCGCCAGTACTACATCGCCCGCCCTGTCAAAAGCTAACAGCGATAATAACGCTGTTACTTTCAACTGGCAAAGCACTACAGTAACCGGCAATCCGTCAACTATTAACTATACCCTGCAATTTGACAAAAAGGGCAACAACTTTGCTGCTGCCCGCGAAATTGCCGTAACTGGTACAACCACATCGGTAACTCAGGGCGCCATGAATACGGTGTTGTTAAACTTAGGTTTACCTGATGGTGTTGCCGCCAGTGTTGAGGTAAGATTAAAATCGGTGATTGCGCCAAACGCTGCTGCCGCCTACTCTAACGTACTTACGTTAACAGTAACACCATACTCATTAATCTCTTATGTATACGCACCCGGAGCATATCAAGGCTGGGACCCGGCTAAAGCGCCTGCGTTGGCATCGGCCACCAGTAACGGCATTTATACCGGTATCATTACCGTACCTGCAAATGCTCCCACTTTAGAATTTAAAATAACACCTGCTCCCAATTGGAATGCCAGTTACGGGGGTGCTGCCGGTGTATTAAGCACATCTGGCGGTAACCTGCTGTTTCCAAGCGCCGGAAATTTTAAAGTAGACGTAAATCTGAACACGCTTACTTACACTATTACCAAGCAGTAA
- a CDS encoding glycoside hydrolase family 13 protein → MRKILLTVFAVLAIAVQLMAAEISRVEPANWWTGMKNTTLQIMVYGKNIGTLAPSFTYPGVSLKEVAKTDNPNYLFVYLNINASAKPGILHLQFKKGNEVLTHAFPLLARNNHSGAAGFNQSDVMYLITPDRFANGNAGNDALDGVQVNREDPNARHGGDLDGIAQHLEYIKNLGVTTVWLNPVQENKMPGGSYHGYAITNFYNIDPRFGSNEQFKNLTAEMHGKGMKVVMDMIFNHCGSSHPWMKDLPAKDWVNNNSGEYVQTNHAKYTLMDPHAAASDRNTLIYGWFVPEMPDLNQRNRHLATYLIQNSIWWIEYSRIDGIRQDTYPYPDYDFMARWCKEVQAEYPNFNIVGESWYGRSSASAWWQTGSVLNRKADTHLKTVMDFPLTFIANTAFDYTDRDRFGEDSPLFRLYEEISQDFMFADQSNILTFLDNHDLDRFARADDPDLRRYKQALAFLLTTRGIPQIYYGTEILMDGKKAKSDGYVRTDFPGGWAGDKTDAFTVKGRTEKQNEAWQYLQKLLQWRKGNEAVTQGKLLHFVPDGTGVYVYARIKNNKTVLVMLNGTNSAREVSMTRFLEVTNGFTQGTDVITGKRLPVNQAITVPAKGQYILELTK, encoded by the coding sequence ATGAGAAAAATATTACTTACTGTTTTTGCTGTATTGGCCATCGCCGTTCAATTAATGGCAGCGGAGATTAGTCGCGTTGAGCCAGCCAACTGGTGGACCGGCATGAAAAATACTACGCTTCAAATTATGGTGTATGGCAAAAATATTGGTACCCTCGCCCCATCATTTACTTATCCTGGCGTATCACTTAAAGAGGTAGCCAAAACGGATAATCCAAACTATCTTTTTGTTTATCTCAACATTAATGCAAGTGCTAAACCTGGTATTTTACATCTGCAGTTTAAAAAAGGCAACGAGGTTTTAACGCACGCCTTCCCTTTGTTGGCTCGTAACAACCATAGCGGAGCAGCCGGTTTTAACCAGTCGGATGTGATGTATCTGATTACGCCCGACCGTTTTGCCAATGGCAATGCCGGCAACGATGCCTTAGATGGCGTACAGGTAAACCGCGAGGACCCTAACGCCAGGCACGGCGGTGACTTAGACGGCATTGCTCAACACCTGGAATATATTAAAAATTTAGGTGTTACTACCGTTTGGCTAAACCCGGTTCAGGAAAATAAAATGCCCGGTGGTTCTTATCATGGTTATGCCATTACCAATTTTTATAACATCGACCCACGGTTTGGCAGCAATGAGCAATTTAAAAACCTGACAGCAGAAATGCACGGCAAAGGCATGAAGGTGGTGATGGATATGATTTTTAACCATTGCGGCAGCTCACACCCCTGGATGAAAGATTTGCCGGCCAAAGACTGGGTTAATAACAATTCGGGCGAATATGTGCAAACCAATCATGCTAAATATACTTTGATGGACCCACACGCGGCCGCATCAGATCGTAATACATTAATCTACGGCTGGTTTGTACCCGAAATGCCGGACCTCAACCAACGTAACCGTCACCTGGCAACTTACTTAATTCAAAACAGTATCTGGTGGATCGAGTATTCGCGCATTGATGGTATTCGTCAGGATACCTACCCCTACCCGGATTATGATTTTATGGCCCGCTGGTGTAAAGAGGTACAAGCTGAGTATCCAAATTTCAATATTGTTGGCGAATCGTGGTATGGCCGGTCGTCGGCATCGGCTTGGTGGCAAACCGGATCGGTACTCAACAGAAAGGCCGACACCCATTTAAAAACGGTAATGGATTTTCCATTAACCTTTATAGCCAATACCGCTTTTGATTATACTGACCGCGACCGTTTTGGCGAGGATAGTCCGCTGTTTCGTTTATACGAAGAAATTTCCCAGGATTTTATGTTCGCCGACCAGAGCAACATCCTGACGTTTTTGGATAACCACGACCTGGACCGTTTTGCCCGTGCCGACGACCCAGATCTGCGCCGTTATAAACAAGCCCTAGCGTTTTTATTAACTACCCGAGGCATACCACAAATTTATTACGGCACCGAAATTTTGATGGACGGCAAAAAAGCCAAAAGCGATGGCTATGTACGCACCGATTTTCCGGGTGGCTGGGCCGGCGATAAAACTGATGCTTTTACCGTTAAAGGCCGTACCGAAAAACAAAATGAGGCTTGGCAGTACCTGCAAAAATTACTGCAATGGCGCAAAGGCAATGAGGCCGTTACACAAGGCAAACTGCTTCACTTTGTGCCCGATGGTACCGGCGTTTATGTGTACGCACGTATCAAAAACAATAAAACGGTGCTGGTAATGCTTAACGGCACCAACTCGGCCCGCGAGGTATCCATGACGCGCTTTTTAGAAGTGACCAATGGCTTTACGCAGGGCACTGATGTAATTACAGGCAAAAGGCTACCAGTAAACCAAGCCATCACTGTACCGGCAAAAGGCCAGTACATATTAGAGCTAACCAAATAA
- a CDS encoding SusC/RagA family TonB-linked outer membrane protein, with protein MRKNYLKKYVLVCMLLIISAVAFAQTGSITGKVLDEKGEALPGVSVSIVGTTQGTTADANGVYRINNVSPGSYTVSAVFIGYTPLRKSVTVTAGTPATADFQLAPENKALTEVVVIGYGTQSRKDVTGSISTVSSKDFQKGTTTTPAELIQGKIAGVSVTTNSGQPGAGATIRIRQGASLNSSNDPLIVIDGVPLSNNAISGAANPLTMINPDDIETFTVLKDAASTAIYGSRASNGVILITTKKGAAGTPQFSFSTKNAIGTLRNKVDVLTADEVRTYVKNYDAANGTNRSSYLGNANTDWQKEIFQNALTTDNNFSVAGTTHKMPYRVSVGYLDQTGLLKTDRLQRTTGSLRLSPKFFNDDLKLDLNLNGAYTHSRFANQDAIGAALSFDPTQNVYSANSPFNGYTEWYTTAANGTVTLNPNATRNPVAVLKDRLNGGDTYRSFGNLTADYRFPFLRALRANLNLGYDLSKGGGDTFIAANAAQAYATQGSSFQYHQKNYNTTGEFYLNFAQDVKSIKSNINATAGYGYYDFRTVTRNYARYNAAGGLIDGTTPVFAYDVPQYTLQSFYGRLIYTFDTKYILTGSIRTDGSSKFSPDKRWGVFPSAAFTWRIKDESFLKDSRTLSDLKLRASFGVTGQQDGIPYYSYLPTYFLSTNDSRYQFGNQFYSLYAPSAYDANLKWETTQATNIGFDFGFFNQRLTGTIDAYYKNTKDLLSSVYVAAGTNFTNLITTNVGNMVNRGIELSLNGTPVKTKDITWTLNYNVSYNYNKITNLSATGNNNIIGNTTGGISGGTGTTIQIQTPGYSANSFYVYQQVYDTNTGKPLQGVFVDRNKDGVINASDMYRYKSPFPKYVMGFSTQFNYKKWTLSSVLRANIGNYIYNNVASTLGTQNTLISTAGNFNNNASRDLLNTGFTNSSYLTDYYVKNASFLRMDNAGIAYSFGNIFRGSRARLNVGANVQNVFVVTKYDGVDPEIYGGIDNRFYPRPRTYTLSLNLGF; from the coding sequence ATGAGAAAAAACTATCTAAAAAAGTATGTGCTTGTTTGCATGCTGCTCATCATATCGGCAGTGGCTTTTGCCCAAACAGGCAGCATTACCGGTAAAGTGCTCGATGAAAAAGGCGAAGCTTTACCCGGTGTAAGTGTAAGCATTGTAGGTACCACACAAGGTACCACCGCCGATGCCAATGGTGTTTATCGTATTAATAATGTGTCGCCGGGCAGCTATACTGTATCTGCTGTTTTTATTGGCTACACCCCACTCAGAAAATCGGTGACCGTAACAGCAGGTACGCCAGCTACGGCCGATTTTCAATTAGCTCCCGAAAACAAGGCACTTACCGAGGTAGTTGTTATCGGTTACGGTACACAAAGCCGCAAAGATGTAACCGGTTCTATTAGCACCGTATCTTCTAAAGACTTTCAGAAAGGTACCACCACTACCCCAGCCGAGTTGATACAAGGTAAAATTGCAGGTGTGTCGGTTACGACTAATAGCGGTCAGCCGGGTGCCGGCGCTACTATCCGTATCCGTCAGGGTGCGTCGCTTAACTCAAGCAATGACCCATTGATTGTGATTGACGGTGTGCCGTTAAGCAACAATGCTATCTCGGGCGCAGCCAATCCGCTTACGATGATAAACCCAGATGACATCGAAACTTTTACCGTGTTAAAAGATGCTGCATCAACTGCTATCTATGGTTCGCGTGCGTCAAACGGTGTTATTTTAATTACTACTAAAAAAGGTGCCGCCGGTACGCCGCAGTTCAGCTTTTCAACTAAAAACGCTATCGGAACTTTACGCAATAAAGTTGATGTGTTAACGGCTGATGAAGTGCGCACGTATGTTAAAAACTACGATGCAGCTAACGGAACCAACCGCTCAAGCTACTTAGGTAACGCCAATACCGACTGGCAAAAAGAAATTTTCCAGAACGCATTGACTACCGATAATAACTTTAGCGTAGCAGGAACCACTCACAAAATGCCTTACCGCGTTTCTGTTGGCTACCTCGACCAAACCGGTTTGTTAAAAACCGACCGCTTGCAACGTACTACCGGTTCGTTACGTTTAAGCCCAAAATTTTTTAATGACGACCTGAAATTAGACCTTAACTTAAATGGCGCTTACACCCATAGCCGTTTTGCAAATCAGGATGCTATAGGCGCAGCTTTAAGCTTTGACCCTACACAGAACGTTTACAGTGCCAACAGTCCGTTTAATGGTTACACCGAATGGTACACAACCGCAGCTAACGGTACGGTAACACTTAATCCTAACGCAACACGCAACCCGGTTGCTGTACTTAAAGACAGGCTGAATGGTGGCGACACGTACCGCAGCTTCGGTAATTTAACTGCCGACTACCGCTTTCCGTTTTTAAGAGCGTTACGTGCCAACTTGAACCTGGGTTACGATTTATCTAAGGGTGGTGGCGATACCTTTATAGCAGCTAACGCAGCTCAGGCTTACGCTACGCAGGGATCAAGTTTCCAGTATCACCAAAAAAATTATAATACCACCGGCGAGTTTTATTTAAACTTTGCTCAGGACGTTAAATCGATCAAAAGCAACATTAACGCTACTGCAGGTTACGGTTATTACGATTTTCGTACCGTTACCCGCAACTACGCCCGCTACAATGCAGCAGGTGGTTTAATTGATGGCACAACACCAGTGTTTGCTTATGACGTACCACAGTACACGTTACAATCGTTCTACGGTCGTTTAATTTACACCTTCGATACCAAGTACATCTTAACCGGATCTATCCGTACAGACGGTTCTTCTAAATTTTCACCAGATAAGCGCTGGGGGGTGTTTCCTTCTGCCGCCTTTACCTGGCGCATAAAAGATGAAAGCTTTTTGAAGGATTCAAGAACACTGTCTGACTTAAAATTACGTGCAAGTTTTGGTGTAACCGGTCAGCAAGATGGTATACCCTACTACAGCTATTTGCCTACTTATTTCCTGAGTACTAATGACTCACGTTACCAGTTTGGCAACCAGTTTTACTCCCTGTATGCACCGTCGGCTTATGATGCAAACCTGAAATGGGAAACCACTCAGGCTACCAACATTGGTTTCGACTTTGGTTTCTTTAACCAGCGCTTAACGGGTACTATTGACGCCTACTACAAAAATACTAAGGACCTTCTATCATCTGTTTACGTAGCAGCGGGTACTAACTTTACCAACCTCATTACCACTAACGTTGGTAACATGGTAAACCGCGGTATTGAATTGAGTTTAAATGGCACGCCTGTTAAAACTAAAGACATTACCTGGACCTTGAACTACAACGTATCTTACAATTACAATAAAATCACCAACCTGTCGGCTACCGGTAACAATAACATCATTGGCAACACTACCGGCGGCATTTCGGGTGGTACAGGTACAACTATCCAGATTCAGACTCCAGGATATTCTGCAAACAGCTTTTATGTGTACCAACAGGTGTATGATACCAATACCGGCAAGCCTTTGCAAGGTGTGTTTGTTGACCGTAACAAGGACGGTGTGATTAATGCCAGCGATATGTATCGTTACAAATCACCTTTCCCTAAATATGTGATGGGTTTCAGCACACAGTTCAACTACAAAAAATGGACTTTGAGCTCGGTACTACGTGCTAATATTGGCAATTACATTTACAACAACGTAGCCTCAACCTTAGGTACTCAAAACACGCTGATTAGCACCGCAGGTAACTTTAACAACAACGCCAGCCGCGATCTGTTAAACACGGGCTTTACCAACAGCAGCTACTTAACCGATTACTATGTTAAGAATGCCTCATTCTTACGTATGGATAACGCCGGCATTGCTTACAGCTTTGGTAACATATTCCGTGGCAGCAGGGCAAGATTGAATGTTGGTGCCAACGTACAGAATGTATTTGTAGTGACCAAGTATGACGGTGTAGACCCTGAGATTTACGGTGGTATTGATAACCGCTTCTATCCGAGGCCAAGAACCTATACTTTAAGCTTGAACCTTGGCTTTTAA
- the cysM gene encoding cysteine synthase CysM: MAGIIDLVGNTPLVELQKLNPNPNVRIFAKLEGNNPGGSVKDRAALNMIRSGMERGEIKKGMRLIEATSGNTGIALAMMARLFDLDIELVMPSTSTRERTLTMEAFGAKVTLLDNMETCRDYAEEKGASGEYFLLNQFANTDNYMAHYKTTGPEIWRDTHGGITHFVSSMGTTGTIMGCSRYLKEVNSNIQIVGCQPTEGSSIPGIRRWPEAYLPKIFDPKRVDRVVDTSEEEATAMTRQLARTEAIFAGMSSGGACSAAIKIAHEITQGTIVFIACDRGDRYLSSPLFG, translated from the coding sequence ATGGCTGGCATTATTGATTTAGTAGGCAACACGCCCCTGGTAGAGCTGCAAAAGCTTAACCCTAACCCCAACGTACGCATATTTGCGAAGCTGGAAGGCAACAACCCCGGCGGCAGCGTTAAAGACCGCGCTGCACTGAACATGATACGCAGTGGCATGGAACGGGGCGAAATTAAAAAAGGTATGCGCCTGATTGAGGCCACCAGTGGTAATACAGGTATTGCCTTAGCTATGATGGCCCGCTTGTTTGACCTGGATATTGAATTGGTTATGCCATCTACGTCTACCCGGGAACGAACGCTGACTATGGAAGCATTTGGAGCGAAGGTTACCCTGCTTGACAATATGGAAACTTGCCGCGATTATGCTGAAGAAAAAGGCGCATCAGGCGAATACTTTTTACTGAACCAGTTTGCTAATACCGATAATTACATGGCCCACTACAAAACCACCGGGCCCGAAATTTGGCGCGACACGCACGGGGGTATCACTCACTTTGTAAGTTCTATGGGTACCACGGGTACTATCATGGGTTGTTCGCGGTATTTAAAAGAAGTGAATAGCAATATACAGATCGTAGGCTGCCAACCAACAGAAGGCTCTTCTATACCAGGAATACGCCGCTGGCCGGAGGCTTACCTACCCAAAATTTTTGACCCCAAACGCGTAGACCGCGTAGTTGATACCTCTGAGGAAGAAGCCACTGCAATGACCCGTCAACTGGCACGTACCGAAGCTATATTTGCCGGCATGAGCAGCGGAGGCGCTTGCTCGGCCGCAATAAAAATTGCCCATGAAATTACCCAAGGTACTATTGTATTTATTGCCTGCGACCGTGGCGACCGTTACTTGAGCAGTCCGCTATTTGGCTAA